The following coding sequences lie in one Phaeodactylum tricornutum CCAP 1055/1 chromosome 12, whole genome shotgun sequence genomic window:
- a CDS encoding predicted protein has product MHDRSPSFKVAQILYTGTIEIVNLHTSELLQRMYARDLFSLNITSRQERQRSRRVRRTPPAIVPRKGQVIVSFGNVRAIAGLDSVQLLDAHKPVVRDFAEHLAKVYAKGAVEAGLSNELIFLEEVLRDTVETYSRRLRLYEPIVDSFLDKVASEVYSDTGVHQLVPLKDSLQSFEIQVKQCVECLAELLNDDDEMLSLLLTEQASAATTGKEVEFARHEDVDLLLGVYARQLGNILMEIQYMLGRLQSKQEFVALALAGYRNRMVRMNVHLGIATLSLGLGTTVAGFFGMNLVSGFEESQTAFANVVLGSGLAGLLIASGSMNYLSGRTMQKRASERLDEIETLTGALSDMCAIDYTVKSTVEQGQILDKDTFRRILKKSRQDGHISNAEVDLLFDVFDRVKDGYIHLEEFYPPALDQSLDHGLGETSAPSKEPQISNVLSETDTCTP; this is encoded by the exons ATGCACGATAGGAGCCCTAGCTTCAAAGTAGCTCAGATCTTGTACACTGGTACAATAGAGATTGTCAATCTACACACAAGCGAGCTACTACAGAGGATGTATGCTCGCGATTTGTTCTCTCTCAACATTACTTCCCGACAAGAACGCCAGCGTTCTCGACGAGTACGTCGAACACCTCCAGCAATCGTGCCGCGTAAAGGTCAGGTCATCGTCAGTTTTGGTAATGTCAGGGCGATTGCCGGCTTAGATTCGGTTCAGCTTTTGGATGCGCACAAACCTGTCGTGCGTGATTTCGCCGAGCACCTGGCCAAAGTGTACGCTAAGGGAGCCGTGGAAGCTGGATTATCGAATGAATTAATTTTCTTAGAGGAAGTACTTCGCGATACGGTGGAGACATATTCTCGACGGTTACGCCTATACGAGCCCATCGTAGACTCTTTCTTGGACAAGGTCGCGAGCGAAGTGTATTCGGATACCGGTGTCCACCAGCTGGTACCTCTCAAAGACAGCCTCCAGTCTTTCGAGATTCAAGTCAAGCAGTGCGTTGAATGCCTTGCCGAGCTTTTgaacgacgatgacgaaatGCTTTCCCTCCTTTTAACTGAACAGGCAAGTGCGGCTACCACAGGAAAGGAAGTAGAATTTGCTCGCCACGAAGATGTCGACCTCCTGTTGGGTGTGTACGCCCGACAGCTTGGCAACATCCTCATGGAGATACAGTACATGTTGGGTAGACTCCAATCGAAGCAAGAATTTGTAGCTTTGGCATTAGCGGGATACCGCAATCGAATGGTGCGCATGAATGTACACCTCGGTATTGCAACGCTGTCGCTTGGGTTGGGTACAACAGTGGCAGGGTTCTTTGGTATGAACCTGGTATCAGGCTTTGAAGAATCGCAGACAGCCTTCGCAAATGTTGTTCTGGGTTCAGGCTTGGCCGGTCTCTTGATTGCTAGTGGGTCCATGAACTATTTAAGTGGGCGAACTATGCAGAAACGTGCCTCTGAACgtctcgacgaaattgaaactCTGACAGGCGCTCTTAGCGACATGTGTGCCATTGATTACACTGTCAAGAGCACAGTGGAGCAAGGACAAATACTGGACAAGGATACCTTTCGCCGGATTCTAAAAAAATCGCGCCAAGACGGACACATTTCCAATGCCGAGGTCGATTTGTTGTTTGATGTTTTTGACCGTGTCAAAGATGGATACATTCATTTAGAAGAGTTCTATCCTCCAGCTTTAGATCAGTCTTTGGATCACGGGCTTGGAGAAACATCGGCCCCCTCTAAAGAACCACAAATATCGAA TGTCTTGTCCGAGACAGATACCTGCACTCCGTAA